The following proteins are co-located in the Candidatus Nanopelagicales bacterium genome:
- a CDS encoding 2Fe-2S iron-sulfur cluster-binding protein has translation MAAVTFVSHDGEKHEAPLEEGQSLMQVAVDNGVPGIDGDCGGEAACGTCHVVVDAQWADTVGGSRPVEEEMLSMNPERQPTSRLSCQMDVTDRWDGLTVHLPEFQM, from the coding sequence ATGGCAGCTGTCACTTTCGTGTCGCACGACGGCGAGAAGCACGAGGCGCCGCTCGAAGAGGGCCAGTCACTCATGCAGGTCGCGGTGGACAACGGGGTTCCCGGGATCGACGGCGACTGCGGTGGCGAGGCCGCCTGCGGCACCTGCCACGTGGTCGTCGACGCACAGTGGGCCGACACGGTGGGTGGGTCCCGCCCGGTCGAGGAAGAGATGTTGTCGATGAACCCTGAGCGTCAGCCGACCTCTCGGCTCTCGTGCCAGATGGACGTGACCGACAGGTGGGACGGGCTCACCGTCCACCTGCCCGAGTTCCAGATGTGA